In the Palaeococcus pacificus DY20341 genome, one interval contains:
- a CDS encoding DHH family phosphoesterase → MLIVHHWDTDGITSAALVIKALRLEDFMNLSPPIGEFRLDERIRKAIEKSEKIYILDLNLVHEVEGIEKEIIFIDHHIQPRIKNPKVKQINPALEGNEAPSASFVVSSYFSLWNAWSALGVIGDIGSKAFEIPKVGELLEKEGLTKEEALRLVQLIDSNYIVMERESVEKAVGILLSSTLRELLEYEPWIKNVEAIEKAIQDAFSSVELKEGFAFIEFTSSFNIISKIARKAVWEVGYKGAIVVNRDFHGKGQIYFRISHELKERINMGKIIGALKEKGFNAGGKSEVLGCVCERDRISEALEIINAHLR, encoded by the coding sequence ATGCTAATAGTTCACCACTGGGACACGGACGGCATAACTTCAGCGGCCCTCGTTATCAAAGCTTTGAGGTTAGAGGACTTCATGAACTTGAGCCCTCCAATCGGAGAGTTCCGTCTTGACGAGAGGATTAGAAAAGCCATTGAAAAGTCTGAAAAGATCTACATCCTCGACCTCAATTTAGTCCACGAAGTTGAGGGAATAGAGAAAGAGATTATATTCATAGACCACCACATCCAGCCGAGAATCAAAAACCCAAAAGTTAAGCAGATAAACCCGGCACTGGAGGGAAATGAGGCTCCTTCAGCCTCTTTCGTAGTCTCCTCTTATTTTTCCCTTTGGAACGCTTGGAGTGCTTTGGGGGTAATTGGTGATATTGGAAGCAAAGCCTTTGAAATTCCAAAAGTTGGAGAGCTCTTAGAAAAAGAAGGACTCACAAAGGAGGAAGCTCTGAGGTTAGTTCAGCTCATTGATTCAAACTACATCGTGATGGAAAGAGAGAGCGTGGAGAAGGCCGTTGGAATACTTTTAAGCTCAACTCTCAGGGAGCTTTTGGAGTACGAACCGTGGATTAAGAATGTTGAGGCGATAGAAAAAGCAATCCAAGACGCTTTCTCAAGCGTAGAGCTGAAGGAGGGTTTTGCGTTCATAGAGTTCACGAGTTCATTCAATATAATCTCAAAAATCGCAAGGAAAGCGGTTTGGGAAGTGGGCTATAAAGGGGCAATCGTGGTAAACAGGGACTTCCACGGGAAAGGCCAGATATACTTTAGAATCTCCCACGAGCTGAAAGAGAGAATAAACATGGGTAAGATTATTGGCGCTCTCAAAGAAAAGGGCTTCAACGCGGGTGGAAAGAGTGAGGTTTTGGGCTGCGTTTGCGAAAGGGATAGAATAAGCGAAGCTTTAGAGATAATTAACGCCCATTTGAGGTGA
- a CDS encoding NAD-dependent epimerase/dehydratase family protein, with protein sequence MKILVTGGAGFIGSHLVDALMERGHEVKVVDDLSAGSLENIKRWLDNERFEFIKGDLREPSVCSEAVKGVEAVFHLAANPEVRIGAQSPELLYETNVLLTYNILEAMKRENVEYLIFTSSSTVYGDAKIIPTPEDYAPLEPISVYGGVKLAAEALISGYAHTFDIKSLVFRLANIIGERSNHGVIYDFINKLKANPGELEILGDGTQRKSYLHVSDTVEAMLYLFERFKEEGKIFDVYNLGSEDWITVKEIAETVSKGMGLNPKFRFTGGVDGGRGWKGDVKFMRLSIEKAKAKGWKPRMNSYQAVERTVKELLG encoded by the coding sequence GTGAAAATCCTCGTAACAGGCGGTGCTGGATTTATCGGTTCACACTTGGTTGATGCGCTAATGGAGAGGGGCCATGAAGTTAAAGTTGTTGATGACTTAAGCGCCGGGAGCCTGGAAAACATTAAAAGGTGGCTGGATAACGAGCGCTTTGAATTTATAAAGGGCGACTTGAGGGAGCCGAGCGTTTGCAGCGAAGCTGTTAAAGGAGTGGAGGCTGTTTTTCACTTGGCAGCTAACCCCGAGGTTAGGATTGGCGCCCAAAGTCCAGAGCTTCTCTACGAAACCAATGTTTTGCTCACGTACAACATCCTAGAGGCCATGAAAAGAGAAAATGTTGAATACCTCATCTTCACCTCATCATCAACCGTTTATGGTGACGCTAAAATAATTCCCACACCTGAGGACTACGCTCCTCTAGAACCCATAAGCGTCTATGGAGGAGTAAAATTAGCGGCTGAAGCTTTAATCAGCGGCTACGCTCACACCTTTGATATAAAGTCGCTCGTCTTTCGTTTGGCAAACATAATTGGAGAGCGCTCCAACCACGGGGTAATCTACGACTTCATAAACAAGCTCAAAGCAAATCCAGGGGAGCTTGAAATTTTGGGCGATGGAACGCAGAGAAAGAGCTATCTCCACGTTAGCGACACGGTTGAAGCTATGTTATACCTCTTCGAGCGCTTTAAAGAAGAAGGAAAAATTTTCGACGTCTACAACCTCGGCAGTGAAGACTGGATTACGGTTAAGGAAATAGCAGAGACGGTGAGCAAAGGAATGGGCTTAAATCCAAAATTCCGCTTCACCGGTGGAGTTGATGGAGGAAGGGGCTGGAAGGGCGACGTAAAGTTCATGCGTCTGAGCATAGAAAAAGCCAAAGCTAAGGGATGGAAGCCAAGGATGAACAGCTATCAAGCCGTAGAAAGGACTGTGAAAGAGCTCTTGGGTTAA
- a CDS encoding alkaline phosphatase family protein: MENVKKVFVIGLDSAPPELLFDRLLDDLPNIKKLLEKSIYGPMQSTIPAITIPAWMVMATGKTPGELGLYGFRHRKKGTYNDIWIAHALMVKEKAVWHYIAEKGKKSILVGVPPSYPPRPINGYLVSCFITPDASVDYTYPKELKGEIERLVGEYIFDVVFRKENRDEVKEQLWEMTKKRFEVIRYLIQEKEWDYFQFVDIGLDRVHHAFWKYFDENHHLYPGDDNPYKNVIPDYYKLLDEEIGKTLELLDLDETAVIIVSDHGIKAMKGAFAINQWLIEEGLLKIKNPEILKEGRQVRFNELKVDWSKTIAWAWGGYYSRVFLNVKGREPHGIIEPENYHKVRDEVAELIKGIRGPNGEKWNTKVFYPEEIYPIAKGDKPDMMVYLDDLNWRAAGTLGYETPYLLENDLGPDDAVHAEYGVFSLYLPGMEEAKQTQLTIYDFAPTVLKLFGMKKPLRGRSVI, translated from the coding sequence ATGGAAAACGTTAAGAAAGTCTTTGTTATCGGTTTAGATTCAGCTCCTCCAGAGCTGCTCTTCGATAGGCTTTTGGATGACCTACCAAACATAAAGAAGCTCTTGGAAAAATCAATTTACGGCCCAATGCAGAGCACAATCCCAGCAATCACTATTCCCGCATGGATGGTCATGGCCACGGGCAAAACACCTGGAGAGCTTGGATTATACGGCTTTAGACATAGAAAGAAGGGCACATACAACGATATCTGGATTGCCCATGCCCTAATGGTTAAGGAAAAGGCCGTTTGGCACTACATAGCTGAAAAGGGCAAAAAATCAATTTTAGTTGGCGTTCCGCCGAGCTATCCACCAAGGCCAATCAACGGCTACCTCGTGAGCTGTTTTATAACCCCAGATGCTTCAGTTGATTATACTTACCCAAAAGAGCTTAAAGGCGAGATTGAGCGCTTAGTCGGTGAGTACATCTTTGATGTAGTCTTTAGAAAAGAGAACAGGGATGAGGTTAAGGAGCAACTCTGGGAGATGACGAAAAAGAGGTTCGAGGTTATTCGCTACCTAATCCAGGAGAAGGAGTGGGACTACTTCCAGTTCGTGGATATAGGGCTTGACAGGGTGCACCACGCCTTCTGGAAGTACTTCGACGAGAACCACCACCTATATCCCGGTGATGACAATCCCTACAAAAACGTCATCCCAGATTACTACAAGCTCCTCGATGAGGAGATAGGAAAAACATTGGAGCTCCTGGATTTAGATGAGACCGCTGTCATAATAGTTTCAGACCACGGAATAAAGGCTATGAAGGGAGCTTTCGCAATAAACCAGTGGCTGATTGAAGAAGGCCTACTCAAAATCAAGAACCCCGAGATTCTCAAGGAAGGGAGGCAGGTTAGATTCAACGAGCTTAAGGTTGACTGGAGCAAGACGATTGCTTGGGCTTGGGGCGGCTACTACTCAAGGGTCTTCCTCAACGTCAAGGGAAGAGAACCCCACGGAATCATCGAGCCCGAGAACTATCACAAGGTTAGGGACGAGGTTGCCGAGCTCATAAAGGGCATTAGAGGGCCAAACGGTGAGAAGTGGAATACTAAAGTGTTCTATCCAGAGGAGATATATCCAATTGCTAAAGGAGACAAACCCGACATGATGGTTTATTTGGACGATTTGAACTGGAGAGCTGCTGGAACTCTCGGTTATGAAACACCATACCTCTTAGAGAATGACTTGGGCCCAGATGATGCCGTCCACGCTGAGTATGGAGTGTTCTCCCTGTATCTGCCAGGTATGGAGGAGGCTAAGCAAACCCAGCTCACAATTTACGACTTTGCACCAACAGTGCTCAAGCTCTTTGGAATGAAAAAGCCGCTTAGAGGGAGGAGTGTAATATGA
- a CDS encoding ribbon-helix-helix domain-containing protein yields the protein MADEKKYTTVSIPKPLYDKIKARIEGTGFTSVSDYVTYVLREVLASLEEEEKEEVFSEEEEEKVKERLRALGYLD from the coding sequence ATGGCTGATGAAAAGAAGTACACAACAGTTTCAATTCCAAAGCCCCTCTATGATAAGATTAAGGCAAGAATAGAGGGAACAGGATTCACTTCAGTTTCAGACTACGTTACATACGTTTTGAGGGAAGTTTTGGCAAGCCTTGAGGAAGAGGAGAAGGAAGAGGTCTTCAGCGAAGAGGAAGAAGAGAAGGTTAAGGAGAGACTGAGGGCTCTTGGGTACCTCGACTGA
- the sat gene encoding sulfate adenylyltransferase, which yields MVSKPHGGRLVRRVAAEKTRERILSEQHEFPKVQIRHGLAIDLENIAHGVYSPLTGFLRSDEFQSVLDHMRLSNDIPWSIPIVLDVDEPNFEEGDAILLYYENTPIARMHVDEIYTYDKKEFAQKVFKTTDEAHPGVAKVYSMAKYLVGGEIELLNEVPNPFEKYTLRPVETRVLFKERGWKTIVAFQTRNVPHLGHEYVQKAALTFVDGLFINPVLGKKKKGDYKDEVIIKAYETLFEHYYPKNAATLATVRYEMRYAGPREAIHHAIMRKNFGATHFIVGRDHAGVGDYYGPYEAWDLFDEFPDLGITPMFIREAFHCRRCGGMVNAKICPHDEEFHIRISGTKLRRMITSGEKPPEYMMRPEVYEVIRSFEKPFVE from the coding sequence ATGGTTTCTAAGCCGCACGGTGGCAGGTTAGTTAGGAGAGTAGCCGCTGAAAAGACTAGGGAGAGAATTCTAAGCGAGCAGCACGAGTTCCCAAAGGTGCAGATTAGGCACGGTTTAGCTATCGACCTTGAGAATATAGCTCACGGAGTCTATTCACCACTCACTGGCTTTTTGAGGAGTGATGAGTTCCAGTCCGTTCTCGACCATATGAGATTATCAAACGATATTCCCTGGAGCATTCCAATAGTTCTCGACGTTGATGAGCCCAACTTTGAAGAGGGTGATGCAATTTTGCTCTACTATGAAAACACTCCAATAGCGAGGATGCACGTTGATGAGATTTACACCTACGACAAGAAGGAATTTGCCCAAAAAGTATTCAAGACCACCGATGAGGCCCATCCTGGTGTCGCAAAGGTGTATTCAATGGCCAAATACCTCGTCGGCGGTGAAATCGAGCTCCTCAATGAAGTGCCAAACCCCTTCGAGAAGTACACCCTAAGGCCAGTTGAGACGAGGGTGCTCTTTAAGGAGCGCGGCTGGAAAACCATTGTGGCTTTCCAAACAAGGAACGTGCCGCACCTCGGGCATGAATACGTGCAGAAAGCAGCTTTAACCTTCGTTGACGGTCTCTTCATAAACCCAGTCCTCGGAAAGAAGAAGAAAGGAGATTATAAAGATGAAGTGATAATCAAGGCCTATGAGACTCTCTTCGAGCACTACTATCCAAAGAACGCCGCGACGCTCGCGACGGTCCGCTATGAGATGCGCTATGCTGGGCCAAGAGAAGCAATCCACCACGCAATAATGAGGAAGAACTTTGGGGCAACTCACTTCATAGTTGGAAGGGATCACGCAGGAGTTGGCGATTATTATGGGCCATATGAAGCATGGGACCTCTTTGATGAGTTCCCCGACTTGGGCATAACCCCAATGTTCATACGTGAGGCTTTCCACTGCAGGAGATGCGGAGGAATGGTTAACGCGAAGATATGCCCCCACGATGAAGAATTCCACATCAGGATAAGCGGCACGAAGCTCAGGAGGATGATAACGAGCGGTGAGAAGCCGCCAGAATACATGATGAGGCCAGAGGTCTATGAAGTGATAAGGAGCTTTGAGAAGCCCTTCGTAGAGTGA
- a CDS encoding sugar phosphate nucleotidyltransferase has product MKVLIMAGGYATRLWPITKDNPKALLPVGDRVILDYILEKTKELDMEVYISTNRFFAKYFESYAEDKGVELLVEDTLHEEEKLGTIGALKLAIDELGLDDYLVIAGDNLFSFSLNEFLKHYSGKPLIAVYDVGDFELAKRYGVVVLEENRVIDFQEKPAEPKSTLISTGVYAFPKEIMARIDEYLKNGNRDSPGYFIQWLLSDGVDIYAYKFDNYWYDIGSSDSYLEALRTLLKESHIEEIQISPYSKIIPPVVIKKGARILGRSMIGPYAYIGENCVIDSSDVSDSIIFRNTIIRNSTIWRSIIDEKCEIRNLELKKSLVGGHAKIQRGD; this is encoded by the coding sequence ATGAAAGTATTGATTATGGCTGGCGGCTATGCTACTCGTTTGTGGCCCATAACCAAAGATAATCCCAAGGCGTTGCTGCCTGTGGGGGATAGGGTTATTCTCGATTACATCCTTGAGAAGACAAAAGAGCTTGATATGGAAGTTTATATATCCACAAACCGCTTCTTCGCCAAGTATTTTGAGAGCTATGCTGAAGATAAGGGCGTGGAGCTTTTAGTTGAAGATACGCTCCACGAGGAGGAGAAGCTCGGCACTATTGGAGCGCTGAAGTTAGCTATAGACGAACTAGGCTTGGACGATTATCTCGTAATAGCAGGTGATAATTTGTTCTCCTTCAGCTTAAACGAGTTCTTAAAGCACTACTCAGGCAAACCGCTGATAGCTGTCTATGATGTTGGCGACTTTGAGCTGGCAAAGAGATATGGTGTGGTGGTGCTTGAGGAGAACAGGGTTATAGACTTCCAAGAAAAGCCTGCTGAGCCCAAATCTACACTGATAAGCACAGGTGTTTATGCATTCCCCAAGGAGATAATGGCCAGGATTGATGAGTATTTAAAAAATGGCAATAGGGATTCCCCGGGCTATTTTATTCAGTGGTTGCTTTCTGATGGGGTTGATATCTACGCTTACAAGTTCGATAACTACTGGTACGATATAGGTTCTTCCGACAGCTATCTTGAGGCGTTGAGAACTTTGCTAAAGGAAAGCCACATAGAAGAGATTCAAATTAGCCCATACTCCAAAATAATCCCTCCTGTGGTGATAAAGAAGGGTGCCCGGATTTTGGGGAGGTCTATGATAGGGCCCTATGCGTATATAGGCGAAAACTGCGTAATTGATAGTTCCGATGTAAGCGACTCCATAATTTTTAGGAACACGATAATCAGGAACTCAACGATCTGGCGTTCCATAATCGATGAAAAGTGCGAGATAAGGAATTTGGAGCTTAAGAAGAGCCTCGTTGGAGGACATGCGAAAATACAGAGGGGAGATTAG